Genomic DNA from bacterium:
GACCTCGCCGCTATCGGCTTTGGCTGCCATGGGGAGCACGTCGTCGATCCCGGCGATCTGCTTCCGGCGCTCTCGCGTGCCCTGGCGAGTGGCAAGCCCGCCTGCGTGAATGTCATGACCGATCCGTCGGTCATTTCCCTCATCACGCTGGCACTCGTAGGCGGCGCCAGCGAGGCGGGCCTGACCGGCGAGCGCAAAGAACTGCGCTATCTGCCGTAAGGCAACTACCTGACCCCAGGTTGAAGGAAAAGGAGAGGATTCGAGATGCGAGCAGCCATCATGCGCGATGCCAAGATCGTCGTAGATACGGTGCCCGAACCCGAGCCCCAGGCGGGCGAAGTCCTGGTTGGGACGCTGGCCTGTGGCATCTGCGGATCTGATCTCCACGCGTTGAAGCACGGTGAGGAGATGGTCGAGGCTTCTCGTGAAGCGGGCGCACCCACGGTGATGGACCTTTCTCGGGATGTCATCATGGGGCACGAGTTCTGCGCGGAGGTCCTGGACTACGGCCCCGGCGCGAGCGGCAAGCTTGCGAAGGGCACACGCGTGGTTCACCCGGCGCTCCTGATTCGAGGCCGCGAGTTCCACGGCATCGGCTATTCGAACGAAGTTCCGGGAGGATTTGCCGAGCGCATGCTCCTGATGGAGTCGATGCTGGTTCCCGTGCCGAATGGCCTGCCTTCCGAGCACGCCGCCCTGACCGAGCCCGTCGCGGTGGGCGTTCACGCTGTCGCGCGAGCCAACATCGAGGCCGGCGACACCGCCATCGTGGTAGGCTGCGGGCCCGTTGGCCTCGCCGTCATCGCGGGGCTTCG
This window encodes:
- a CDS encoding zinc-binding dehydrogenase translates to MRAAIMRDAKIVVDTVPEPEPQAGEVLVGTLACGICGSDLHALKHGEEMVEASREAGAPTVMDLSRDVIMGHEFCAEVLDYGPGASGKLAKGTRVVHPALLIRGREFHGIGYSNEVPGGFAERMLLMESMLVPVPNGLPSEHAALTEPVAVGVHAVARANIEAGDTAIVVGCGPVGLAVIAGLRLANVETIVAADFSPMRRALAERLGAHVVVDPAQRSGFDAWLGLGLLRPPAIFECVGVPGVLQDIIREAPRQSRIVVVGVNMQTDLIKPMIAIVKELDFRFSFGYSPEEFAGTLHSLAEGKVEAEPLITGTSGLDGVAAAFEELALPDKHAKILVQPGR